A single Pseudodesulfovibrio aespoeensis Aspo-2 DNA region contains:
- the lspA gene encoding signal peptidase II, with amino-acid sequence MRKYRLASLWAGAVIALDQATKLWVSATMELWTGFPVISGFFNLVHVTNKGAAWGFLASESIDWQRPLFIAVTILALGFIGYMLKTADNSDRWMITGLGLIAGGAVGNLIDRVRLGVVVDFLDFHVKGYHWPAFNVADCALTVGAGCIIISLFFNRRPAKTP; translated from the coding sequence ATGCGCAAATACCGGCTCGCATCCCTCTGGGCAGGCGCTGTCATCGCCCTGGATCAGGCCACCAAGCTGTGGGTGTCCGCGACCATGGAGCTGTGGACGGGATTTCCTGTCATTTCAGGATTCTTCAACCTCGTCCATGTCACCAACAAGGGCGCGGCGTGGGGATTTCTGGCCAGCGAGTCCATCGACTGGCAGCGCCCCCTGTTCATCGCGGTGACGATCCTGGCCCTGGGGTTCATCGGCTACATGCTCAAGACCGCCGACAACTCGGACCGGTGGATGATCACCGGGCTTGGCCTCATCGCCGGAGGCGCGGTGGGCAACCTGATCGACCGGGTCCGGCTCGGCGTGGTGGTGGATTTTCTGGATTTCCACGTCAAAGGGTATCACTGGCCCGCCTTCAATGTAGCAGACTGCGCCTTGACCGTTGGCGCGGGGTGCATCATCATCTCCCTGTTCTTCAACCGCCGCCCGGCCAAAACCCCGTAA
- a CDS encoding tetratricopeptide repeat protein, which translates to MGIHKREREAEETQQQYVRKSSCVLLVAVALLVGAFLGNALTMLYVEQRGGRQAAMGAPAQSGPAGQSAAGQDASHAADPATLAKLEADAAAAPTNADAWIALGNYCFDHDLPAKAATAYERAVELAPMRSGVWSDLGVMYRRLEQYQKAIDAFEHAAKLDTAHVTARYNMGVVYMHDLNDRENALKAWKAVLAIDPEATTPSGQPVAGLVNQLEQ; encoded by the coding sequence ATGGGAATACACAAGAGAGAGCGGGAAGCGGAAGAGACGCAGCAGCAGTATGTCAGGAAATCATCCTGCGTCCTGCTGGTGGCCGTGGCCCTGCTTGTGGGCGCTTTTCTGGGCAACGCCCTGACCATGCTCTATGTGGAGCAGCGGGGCGGCAGGCAGGCGGCCATGGGCGCGCCCGCGCAGTCCGGCCCCGCCGGGCAGTCTGCAGCTGGACAGGATGCGTCCCACGCGGCGGACCCGGCCACGCTGGCCAAGCTTGAGGCGGACGCGGCTGCCGCACCCACCAATGCGGACGCCTGGATTGCGCTGGGCAATTACTGTTTTGATCACGACCTGCCCGCCAAGGCTGCCACGGCCTACGAGCGTGCCGTGGAGCTTGCGCCCATGCGGTCCGGGGTCTGGTCGGACCTGGGCGTCATGTACCGCCGCCTGGAGCAGTACCAGAAGGCCATCGACGCCTTTGAGCACGCGGCCAAGCTCGATACCGCCCATGTCACGGCGCGCTACAACATGGGAGTGGTCTACATGCACGACCTGAACGACAGGGAAAACGCCCTCAAGGCGTGGAAGGCGGTGCTGGCCATCGATCCCGAGGCCACCACGCCCTCGGGCCAGCCAGTGGCCGGTCTGGTCAACCAGTTGGAGCAATAG
- a CDS encoding PLD nuclease N-terminal domain-containing protein: MFPDVSTLTATQWVVIMSAVAACFSFSAWTILDAWKRHFESANEKLLWIQICIFVPILGSVAYLFFGQKRGIKRS; encoded by the coding sequence ATGTTTCCCGATGTTTCCACCCTTACCGCCACCCAGTGGGTGGTCATCATGTCTGCGGTCGCCGCATGCTTTTCCTTCAGCGCCTGGACCATCCTCGACGCCTGGAAACGGCATTTCGAATCGGCCAACGAGAAACTGCTCTGGATACAGATATGCATTTTTGTTCCCATTCTGGGCTCTGTGGCGTATCTTTTCTTTGGTCAAAAAAGAGGAATCAAACGCTCATGA
- a CDS encoding PilZ domain-containing protein has translation MSDEKRTFSRVPVRLKGYARVMRNIESSPIYTGDGVGDAACATALFKGSKLPEDLTNFLLEINRKLDRILGSLSQGGLRDDFPLDIEIMELSAVGIKFRSKSSFEIGTPLEIVIILGQVPLKMAGSKGIVRGIDEDTGLSRFEFVDTLESGMEAIVQFVFQQQREQIRKTKM, from the coding sequence ATGAGCGACGAAAAACGCACCTTCTCGCGCGTGCCGGTTCGGCTGAAAGGATACGCCAGGGTCATGCGCAACATCGAGTCCTCCCCCATCTACACAGGCGATGGGGTGGGCGACGCGGCCTGCGCCACAGCCCTCTTCAAGGGGAGCAAGCTGCCGGAGGATCTCACGAATTTCCTCCTGGAAATTAACCGCAAGCTCGACAGGATTCTCGGCTCCCTGAGCCAGGGCGGCCTGCGCGACGACTTTCCCCTGGATATCGAAATCATGGAACTGTCCGCTGTGGGCATCAAGTTCCGCTCCAAATCCTCCTTTGAGATCGGCACCCCCCTTGAAATCGTCATCATCCTCGGCCAGGTGCCTCTCAAGATGGCGGGCAGCAAGGGGATTGTCAGAGGCATCGATGAGGATACCGGGCTCTCCCGGTTCGAGTTCGTGGACACTCTCGAGTCGGGCATGGAGGCCATAGTCCAGTTCGTCTTCCAGCAGCAGCGGGAACAGATCAGAAAAACCAAAATGTAA
- a CDS encoding NIL domain-containing protein yields MKELVKGFRKIVYLSFPPEVSGRPVVCNLTRLFDLSFNILKADISPRHEGTMTLEVSGLEEDFHKGIGYLKENGIRITPVAHKIFRNEESCIHCGVCTAMCPTDALLLDPGTRLVVFDVDKCSACGMCTRVCPVKAMTLDLKDDRN; encoded by the coding sequence ATGAAAGAACTCGTCAAGGGTTTCAGGAAAATAGTCTATCTCTCCTTCCCGCCGGAGGTTTCGGGCCGCCCTGTGGTCTGCAACCTGACCCGGCTGTTCGACCTCAGCTTCAACATCCTCAAGGCGGACATCTCGCCCCGCCACGAGGGCACCATGACCTTGGAGGTCTCCGGCCTGGAGGAAGATTTCCACAAGGGAATAGGCTACCTGAAGGAAAACGGCATCCGGATCACCCCGGTGGCCCACAAGATATTCCGCAACGAGGAGTCGTGCATCCACTGCGGGGTGTGCACGGCCATGTGTCCGACCGACGCCCTGTTACTTGATCCGGGCACGAGGCTCGTGGTCTTCGACGTGGACAAGTGCTCTGCCTGCGGCATGTGTACCCGCGTCTGTCCGGTCAAGGCCATGACCCTTGATCTCAAGGACGACAGAAACTGA
- the ileS gene encoding isoleucine--tRNA ligase → MSDYKDTLLLPQTAFPMKANLKQREPETLKYWEEIRAYDRMVAAGDPDDTYVLHDGPPYANGHIHMGTALNKVLKDIVVKSRNMQGQTAHYVPGWDCHGLPIEHKVEQELKKKNKELDTLTIRKICRSYAAKWLDVQRGEFKRLGVLGTWDDPYMTMNPQYEAATARELGRFMERDGVVRGKKPIYWCCDCRTALAEAEVEYEDHKSPSIYVRFPMADPKANELADLDVNRLFILIWTTTPWTIPDNMAVAVHPDFDYAVVAAGSDFYVLAEGLLEDCAAKFGWTDHSVLTTVKGAQLEGLKARHPIYDRESPVVLADYVTLETGTGCVHTAPGHGREDFETGLRYGLEIYSPMNDRGEFLPEVDFFAGLNVWDANPKVIEKLEELGNLMASRQIAHSYPHCWRCKQPVIFRATTQWFIGMDENHLRTRALDAIRNKVQWIPAWGEERIHSMIANRPDWCISRQRNWGVPISALICEDCDQTWFDAKWVYDICDKYAEHETGCDYWFEAPIEALVPTGLTCPKCGGSHWKRETDILDVWFDSGTSYAAVVEQRAETRFPADLYLEGSDQHRGWFHSSLLASVGTRDVPPYKAVLTHGYVVDADGRKMSKSIGNVIAPQEIIDKFGAEILRMWVSASNYQEDIRISDETLNRLVDAYRRIRNTCRYLLSNLNDFDPADRVAVADMLPLDRYALDMVARHHAAIGQAYAKFEFHKVYHTLHNLCVVDLSSFYLDIIKDRLYVEERDGLKRRSAQTVLWQTLLMLLEDMAPVLSFTAEEAFQVLPEAIKADLDQTDTVFALRFAPDEVNLPAEERARWDMLAAVRGEVNKAIEPKRKDRVIGKSLDAHVTLYATETVRELVASKELDAREFFIVSKITLADVADVPADAPTEPFVAEEIKDLKITVSPAPGVKCERCWRISEDLGSDPAYPDACPRCTAVLRTLV, encoded by the coding sequence ATGAGCGACTACAAAGACACGCTGCTCCTGCCCCAGACCGCCTTTCCCATGAAGGCCAATCTCAAACAGCGCGAGCCGGAGACGCTCAAATACTGGGAGGAGATCAGGGCCTACGACCGCATGGTCGCCGCCGGAGACCCCGACGACACCTATGTCCTGCACGACGGCCCGCCCTACGCCAACGGGCACATCCATATGGGCACGGCCCTGAACAAGGTGCTCAAGGACATCGTGGTCAAGTCGCGCAACATGCAGGGCCAGACCGCCCACTATGTGCCGGGCTGGGACTGCCACGGCCTGCCCATTGAGCACAAGGTGGAGCAGGAGCTCAAGAAGAAGAACAAGGAACTCGACACCCTGACCATCCGCAAGATATGCCGCTCCTACGCGGCCAAGTGGCTCGACGTGCAGCGCGGCGAGTTCAAGCGGCTGGGCGTGCTGGGCACCTGGGACGATCCCTACATGACCATGAACCCGCAGTATGAGGCGGCCACGGCCCGCGAACTGGGCAGGTTCATGGAGCGCGATGGCGTGGTGCGCGGCAAGAAGCCCATCTACTGGTGCTGCGACTGCCGCACCGCCCTGGCCGAGGCCGAGGTGGAATACGAGGACCACAAATCGCCGTCCATCTACGTCCGCTTCCCCATGGCCGACCCCAAGGCCAATGAATTGGCCGACCTGGATGTCAACAGGCTCTTCATCCTCATCTGGACCACCACCCCCTGGACCATCCCGGACAACATGGCCGTGGCCGTGCATCCCGACTTCGACTACGCCGTGGTCGCGGCGGGCAGCGACTTCTATGTCCTGGCCGAGGGGTTGCTCGAAGACTGTGCCGCCAAGTTCGGCTGGACAGACCACAGCGTGCTGACCACGGTCAAGGGCGCACAGCTTGAGGGACTCAAGGCCAGACACCCCATCTACGACCGCGAATCCCCGGTGGTGCTGGCCGACTACGTCACCCTTGAAACCGGCACCGGCTGCGTCCACACCGCTCCGGGCCATGGCAGGGAGGACTTCGAGACCGGCCTCAGATACGGCCTGGAAATCTACTCGCCCATGAACGACCGGGGCGAGTTCCTGCCCGAGGTGGATTTCTTCGCCGGGCTCAACGTCTGGGACGCCAATCCAAAAGTCATCGAAAAACTTGAGGAACTGGGCAACCTGATGGCCTCGCGCCAGATCGCCCACTCCTACCCGCACTGCTGGCGGTGCAAGCAGCCGGTCATCTTCCGCGCCACCACCCAGTGGTTCATCGGCATGGACGAGAACCATCTGCGCACCCGCGCCCTGGACGCCATCCGCAACAAGGTCCAGTGGATTCCGGCCTGGGGCGAGGAGCGCATCCACAGCATGATCGCCAACCGCCCGGACTGGTGCATCTCGCGCCAGCGCAACTGGGGCGTGCCCATCTCGGCCCTCATCTGCGAGGACTGCGACCAGACCTGGTTCGACGCCAAGTGGGTCTACGACATCTGCGACAAGTACGCCGAGCACGAAACAGGCTGCGACTACTGGTTCGAGGCGCCCATCGAGGCGCTGGTCCCGACGGGCCTGACCTGCCCCAAGTGCGGCGGCAGCCACTGGAAGCGCGAGACCGACATCCTCGATGTCTGGTTCGACTCCGGCACCAGCTACGCTGCCGTGGTCGAGCAGCGCGCCGAGACCCGGTTCCCGGCGGACCTGTATCTCGAAGGCTCGGACCAGCACCGCGGCTGGTTCCACAGTTCGCTCCTGGCCTCGGTAGGCACCCGCGACGTGCCGCCCTACAAGGCTGTGCTCACCCACGGCTACGTGGTCGATGCCGATGGCCGCAAGATGTCAAAATCCATCGGCAACGTCATCGCGCCCCAGGAGATCATCGACAAGTTCGGCGCGGAGATCCTGCGCATGTGGGTCTCGGCCTCCAACTACCAGGAGGACATCCGCATCTCGGACGAGACCCTGAACCGGCTGGTGGACGCCTACAGGCGCATCCGCAACACCTGCCGCTATCTGCTCTCCAACCTCAACGACTTCGACCCGGCGGACCGGGTGGCCGTGGCCGACATGCTGCCGCTCGACCGCTACGCCCTGGACATGGTCGCCCGCCATCACGCGGCCATCGGGCAGGCCTACGCCAAATTCGAATTCCACAAGGTCTACCACACCCTGCACAACCTCTGCGTGGTGGACCTCTCGTCCTTCTACCTCGACATCATCAAGGACCGCCTCTACGTCGAGGAGCGGGACGGCCTCAAGCGCCGCTCGGCCCAGACCGTACTCTGGCAGACCCTGCTCATGCTCCTTGAGGACATGGCCCCGGTGCTCTCCTTCACCGCCGAGGAGGCGTTTCAGGTCCTGCCCGAGGCCATCAAGGCGGACCTGGACCAGACCGACACGGTCTTTGCCCTGCGCTTTGCGCCCGACGAGGTCAACCTGCCCGCGGAGGAGCGCGCCCGCTGGGACATGCTGGCCGCGGTGCGCGGCGAGGTCAACAAGGCCATTGAGCCCAAGCGCAAGGACCGGGTCATCGGCAAGTCCCTTGACGCCCATGTCACCCTCTACGCCACCGAGACGGTGCGCGAGCTGGTGGCCTCCAAGGAGCTTGACGCGCGCGAGTTCTTCATCGTCTCCAAGATCACCCTGGCCGACGTGGCCGATGTCCCGGCAGACGCCCCGACAGAGCCCTTTGTTGCCGAGGAGATCAAGGATCTGAAGATCACGGTATCTCCGGCTCCGGGCGTCAAGTGCGAGCGGTGCTGGCGCATCAGCGAGGACCTGGGGAGTGATCCGGCCTACCCGGACGCCTGCCCGCGCTGCACTGCGGTGCTCAGGACCCTGGTCTAG
- a CDS encoding protein phosphatase CheZ, translated as MTGNEELVKALMEKVSDQLVASLRDTISVAVEKEIAKNLSKSLLEGEFYRRVNEDLQDGLKKIYHEVKAAKGGNEIKSIETAFNPEELFSETSDQLDAVLRTTEKAAVDIIDIVEKLQDMQTTVDKIVKGFESGGVTKQDRVRLKEINQTLGNDLSTIMVTLSFQDLTGQRIKIIINSIREVEKIVRQVMLSTGLMIRQREKEPDKDINSLSLDAKTQASSKLQGPSEGSKQGDVDDLLASLGLD; from the coding sequence ATGACCGGCAACGAAGAACTCGTCAAGGCGCTGATGGAAAAGGTCTCGGACCAGCTCGTGGCGAGCCTCAGGGACACCATATCCGTCGCGGTTGAAAAGGAAATAGCCAAGAACCTCTCCAAGTCCCTCCTTGAGGGCGAGTTCTACCGCCGCGTCAACGAAGACCTTCAGGATGGACTCAAGAAGATTTACCACGAGGTCAAGGCGGCCAAGGGCGGCAATGAAATCAAAAGCATAGAGACCGCCTTCAACCCAGAAGAACTCTTCAGCGAGACCTCGGACCAGCTGGACGCCGTGCTCAGGACCACCGAGAAGGCCGCGGTGGACATCATCGACATCGTCGAGAAGCTCCAGGACATGCAGACCACCGTGGACAAGATCGTCAAGGGATTCGAATCGGGCGGCGTGACCAAGCAGGACCGCGTCCGGCTCAAGGAGATCAACCAGACCCTTGGCAACGACCTCTCCACCATCATGGTCACCTTGAGCTTTCAGGATCTCACCGGCCAGCGCATCAAGATCATCATCAACTCCATCCGCGAGGTGGAAAAGATCGTGCGCCAGGTCATGCTCTCCACCGGCCTGATGATCCGCCAGCGCGAAAAAGAGCCGGACAAGGACATCAACAGCCTCTCCCTGGACGCCAAGACCCAGGCCAGCTCCAAATTGCAGGGACCGTCCGAGGGGTCCAAGCAGGGAGACGTTGACGATCTGCTCGCCTCCCTGGGTCTTGACTGA
- a CDS encoding tetratricopeptide repeat protein, with product MNKIIKYSLVVASIFILMATLGCASKTDMQTLQSERQQDLGRIRQLEAELEESKQQLKSEIEQSQSPVREKAADMWAEIQALRADFAKLRGDLETMNMRLDTQVGESNSTMTMAVLADQLHEIEFVLENQLQVDMTKVRKERAATLGTSGVAPGAAAPPQAAQDEDEPGETAATSSDPAKALYDKAYALYKEDQFEKARSYWAEFTDTFKSHSFAPSAVFWQGQCYFKLKDYSRAVILFEDVIEKYAKSAKYKAALLRAGYSWDYLGKPELAKMRMAEVVKKFPKSVEATQAARFLEKAK from the coding sequence ATGAATAAAATTATCAAATACTCCCTGGTGGTTGCCTCCATCTTTATCCTGATGGCAACCCTTGGCTGCGCCTCGAAAACCGACATGCAAACCCTCCAGAGTGAACGGCAGCAGGATCTTGGCCGCATCAGGCAACTGGAAGCCGAGCTTGAGGAATCAAAGCAGCAGCTCAAGTCGGAAATCGAACAATCCCAGTCGCCGGTCCGGGAGAAGGCGGCGGACATGTGGGCCGAAATCCAGGCCCTGCGCGCCGACTTCGCCAAACTCAGGGGGGACCTTGAGACCATGAACATGCGCCTGGACACGCAGGTGGGCGAATCCAACTCCACCATGACCATGGCCGTGCTGGCCGACCAGCTCCACGAGATCGAGTTCGTGCTGGAGAACCAGCTCCAGGTGGACATGACCAAGGTGCGCAAGGAACGCGCGGCCACCCTTGGCACCTCTGGTGTGGCACCGGGTGCCGCAGCGCCGCCACAGGCCGCCCAGGACGAAGACGAACCCGGTGAAACGGCGGCCACCAGCTCGGACCCGGCCAAGGCGCTCTACGACAAGGCCTACGCCCTGTACAAGGAGGATCAGTTCGAAAAGGCCCGCTCCTACTGGGCCGAGTTCACTGACACCTTCAAGAGCCACTCCTTCGCGCCCAGCGCGGTCTTCTGGCAGGGCCAGTGCTACTTCAAGCTCAAGGACTACTCCCGCGCGGTCATCCTGTTCGAGGATGTCATCGAAAAGTACGCCAAGAGCGCCAAATACAAGGCCGCCCTGCTCAGGGCCGGATACTCCTGGGACTATCTCGGCAAGCCGGAACTGGCCAAGATGCGCATGGCCGAAGTGGTCAAGAAGTTTCCCAAATCGGTCGAGGCGACCCAGGCGGCACGCTTTCTGGAAAAAGCAAAATAA